A stretch of the Haliaeetus albicilla chromosome 17, bHalAlb1.1, whole genome shotgun sequence genome encodes the following:
- the SLC35A1 gene encoding CMP-sialic acid transporter isoform X2 has product MTLVAATYTVALRYTRTVDTELYFSTTAVCITEVIKLFLSVGILAKETGSLTRLITSLKENVFGSPTELLKLSVPSLVYALQNNMAFVALSNLDAAVYQVTYQLKIPCTALCTVLMLNRTLSKLQWFSVFMLCGGVTLVQWKPAQATKVQVEQNPWLGFGAIAVAVLCSGFAGVYFEKVVKSSDTSLWVRNIQMYLSGIVVTLFGVYMSDGAQVHEKGFFYGYTYYVWFVIFLASVGGLYTSVVVKYTDNIMKGFSAAAAIVLSTVASYILFGLQITLTFSVGAFLVCISIYLYGLPRQDTTKIQASETKSSKERLATV; this is encoded by the exons ATGACCCTGGTTGCTGCAACGTACACGGTCGCATTGCGGTACACAAGGACAGTGGATACAGAACTCTACTTTTCAACAACAGCTGTGTGCATCACTGAAGTTATCAAGTTGTTCTTGAGTGTGGGCATCTTGGCAAA agaaaCTGGAAGTCTGACAAGGTTAAtaacatctttaaaagaaaatgtattcgGAAGTCCTACAGAATTGCTAAAATTAAGTGTACCATCTTTGGTGTATGCTCTCCAAAACAATATGGCATTTGTGGCTCTTAGCAACTTGGATGCGGCGGTGTACCAG GTGACATACCAGTTGAAGATCCCTTGTACAGCTTTATGTACAGTCCTAATGCTAAACCGTACCCTTAGTAAGTTGCAGTGGTTCTCTGTCTTCATGCTGTGCGGTGGTGTTACCCTTGTTCAGTGGAAGCCTGCTCAGGCTACAAAAGTACAG GTGGAGCAGAATCCATGGCTAGGGTTTGGAGCGATTGCTGTTGCTGTATTGTGTTCAGGATTTGCAG gagtTTATTTTGAGAAGGTTGTAAAGAGTTCAGATACTTCCTTGTGGGTGAGGAACATTCAGATGTACTTGTCTGGGATTGTGGTGACTTTATTCGGTGTGTACATGTCAGACGGAGCCCAAGTTCATGAGAAAGGGTTTTTCTATGGTTATACATACTACGTCTGGTTTGTCATCT TTCTTGCCAGCGTCGGTGGCCTCTACACTTCGGTCGTTGTTAAGTACACAGATAACATTATGAAAGGCTTTTCTGCAGCGGCAGCCATTGTTCTTTCTACTGTGGCATCCTACATCCTCTTTGGCCTCCAGATAA CTCTTACCTTCTCCGTGGGTGCTTTCCTGGTGTGTATTTCTATTTACCTCTATGGATTACCTCGACAAGACACCACAAAAATCCAGGCATCAGAGACTAAGAGCTCAAAAGAGAGACTTGCTACTGTGTGA
- the SLC35A1 gene encoding CMP-sialic acid transporter isoform X1, whose protein sequence is MVRWEERRGAADGSDPALSAPSAGTMSPPKENVSLLFKLYCLTVMTLVAATYTVALRYTRTVDTELYFSTTAVCITEVIKLFLSVGILAKETGSLTRLITSLKENVFGSPTELLKLSVPSLVYALQNNMAFVALSNLDAAVYQVTYQLKIPCTALCTVLMLNRTLSKLQWFSVFMLCGGVTLVQWKPAQATKVQVEQNPWLGFGAIAVAVLCSGFAGVYFEKVVKSSDTSLWVRNIQMYLSGIVVTLFGVYMSDGAQVHEKGFFYGYTYYVWFVIFLASVGGLYTSVVVKYTDNIMKGFSAAAAIVLSTVASYILFGLQITLTFSVGAFLVCISIYLYGLPRQDTTKIQASETKSSKERLATV, encoded by the exons aaaatgtCAGCTTACTGTTCAAGTTGTACTGCCTCACAGTGATGACCCTGGTTGCTGCAACGTACACGGTCGCATTGCGGTACACAAGGACAGTGGATACAGAACTCTACTTTTCAACAACAGCTGTGTGCATCACTGAAGTTATCAAGTTGTTCTTGAGTGTGGGCATCTTGGCAAA agaaaCTGGAAGTCTGACAAGGTTAAtaacatctttaaaagaaaatgtattcgGAAGTCCTACAGAATTGCTAAAATTAAGTGTACCATCTTTGGTGTATGCTCTCCAAAACAATATGGCATTTGTGGCTCTTAGCAACTTGGATGCGGCGGTGTACCAG GTGACATACCAGTTGAAGATCCCTTGTACAGCTTTATGTACAGTCCTAATGCTAAACCGTACCCTTAGTAAGTTGCAGTGGTTCTCTGTCTTCATGCTGTGCGGTGGTGTTACCCTTGTTCAGTGGAAGCCTGCTCAGGCTACAAAAGTACAG GTGGAGCAGAATCCATGGCTAGGGTTTGGAGCGATTGCTGTTGCTGTATTGTGTTCAGGATTTGCAG gagtTTATTTTGAGAAGGTTGTAAAGAGTTCAGATACTTCCTTGTGGGTGAGGAACATTCAGATGTACTTGTCTGGGATTGTGGTGACTTTATTCGGTGTGTACATGTCAGACGGAGCCCAAGTTCATGAGAAAGGGTTTTTCTATGGTTATACATACTACGTCTGGTTTGTCATCT TTCTTGCCAGCGTCGGTGGCCTCTACACTTCGGTCGTTGTTAAGTACACAGATAACATTATGAAAGGCTTTTCTGCAGCGGCAGCCATTGTTCTTTCTACTGTGGCATCCTACATCCTCTTTGGCCTCCAGATAA CTCTTACCTTCTCCGTGGGTGCTTTCCTGGTGTGTATTTCTATTTACCTCTATGGATTACCTCGACAAGACACCACAAAAATCCAGGCATCAGAGACTAAGAGCTCAAAAGAGAGACTTGCTACTGTGTGA